The Gemmatimonadota bacterium genomic sequence GACCGGCAGGTACTGTTGCAGCTTGGGCCCATGGGACCATCCACAGGAGAATGACGACGCGATGATCATCGGCGTCCCGAAGGAGATCAAGGCCAACGAGAACCGCATCGCGCTCGTGCCCGCGGGCGCGGAGGCGCTGGCTTCCGCGGGCCACACCGTGCTCGTCGAGAACGGCGCCGGCCTGGGCAGCGGCTTCCCGAACGAGGCGTACACGGCCGTGGGCGCGCAGATCGTGTCGGTGGACGACGCGTGGCAGCGCGCCGAGATGATCATGAAGGTGAAGGAGCCCATCGCGGTCGAGTGGCCGCGCATGCGCGAGGGCCAGGTGCTCTTCACCTACTTCCACTTCGCGGCCGACGAGGAGCTGACCCGCGCGGTCATGGATTCGGGCGCGGTCGCGATAGCCTACGAGACCGTGCAACTGGAGTCGGGCGAGCTGCCGCTGCTCACCCCCATGAGCGAGGTCGCCGGCCGCATGGCGGTGCAGGAAGGCGCCAAGTACCTGGAGAAGTACTTCGGCGGCGCGGGCATCCTGCTGGGCGGTGTGCCCGGCGTGGAGCCCGCCCGCGTGGTGATCCTGGGCGGCGGCATCGTGGGCACCAACGCGGCCAAGATGGCCGCGGGCCTGGGCGCCCAGGTGACCATCCTGGACGTGTCGCTGGACCGGCTGCGCTACCTGGCCGACGTCATGGCCGCCAACGTCACCACCAAGTACTCCAACCGCCACAACATCCTGGACGAGATCGCGCGCGCGCACCTGGTCATCGGCGCGGTGCTGCTGCCCGGGGCGAAGGCGCCCAATCTGGTGCGGCGCGACGACCTGGCCACGATGATGAACGGCAGCGTGATAGTGGACGTGGCGGTGGACCAGGGCGGCTGCGTGGAGACCATCAAGGCGACCACGCACGAGGACCCGATCTACGAGGTGGACGGCGTGATCCACTACGGCGTGGCGAACATGCCCG encodes the following:
- the ald gene encoding alanine dehydrogenase, encoding MIIGVPKEIKANENRIALVPAGAEALASAGHTVLVENGAGLGSGFPNEAYTAVGAQIVSVDDAWQRAEMIMKVKEPIAVEWPRMREGQVLFTYFHFAADEELTRAVMDSGAVAIAYETVQLESGELPLLTPMSEVAGRMAVQEGAKYLEKYFGGAGILLGGVPGVEPARVVILGGGIVGTNAAKMAAGLGAQVTILDVSLDRLRYLADVMAANVTTKYSNRHNILDEIARAHLVIGAVLLPGAKAPNLVRRDDLATMMNGSVIVDVAVDQGGCVETIKATTHEDPIYEVDGVIHYGVANMPGAVPHTSTLALTNATFPYAMRLAERGWQEALRADRSLALGLNVVDGKVTYPGVAEAFALEYTPVEEVLGA